The following coding sequences are from one Candoia aspera isolate rCanAsp1 chromosome 13, rCanAsp1.hap2, whole genome shotgun sequence window:
- the LOC134504939 gene encoding skin secretory protein xP2-like, producing the protein MAFHVQLVRDRLGGRESLSAAQGLLCPLSSAEAGNLPAPGRRTRRARATARPARFRHAASAASTSAGLSSGLARPTAGELQLPESGPVFRGNEETEALTGVSPRGRRAEGGRRSRRHRRGCSGRRSALQPCQPFGTGRGPGEPAAPPPRSNADQPPPRGGGPELPRAEADGPLTRSARPGPGLVPALAQPRSTPPAAGPGSSARRGGAWAAGSAPADVPRESAGRGAVNQSRAAPAPMARRVFCPGRKPAGLVAGLQGKLEPMAGRRRASFPSERNPSAAPSERLGRSLGGGLCLAPPCPAPARRRVPGRRPVSRAELPGGLPCGDGKKPGW; encoded by the exons atggcGTTTCATGTTCAACTGGTACGTGATCGGCTGGGAG GTCGTGAGAGCCTCTCCGCCGCCCAAGGCCTCCTCTGCCCCCTCAGCAGTGCAGAAGCCGGGAACCTGCCTGCGCCCGGGAGGAGGACCCGGAGAGCCCGCGCGACCGCTCGCCCAGCCCGGTTCCGGCACGCTGCCTCCGCGGCGAGCACGTCCGCAGGCCTGAGCAGCGGCCTCGCGCGCCCCACAGCCGGCGAGCTCCAGCTCCCGGAGAGCGGACCCGTCTTCCGCGGAAACGAAG AGACTGAGGCCCTAACGGGAGTTTCTCCGCGAGGCCGGAGAGCCGAGGGCGGCCGCCGCTCCCGTCGGCATCGGAGAGGCTGCTCCGGGCGCCGCTCAGCCCTGCAGCCGTGCCAGCCCTTCGGGACAGGCCGCGGGCCGGGAGAGCCCGCCGCGCCTCCTCCCCGCAGCAACGCGGACCAACCCCCACCCCGCGGCGGCGGCCCGGAGCTCCCCCGCGCGGAGGCAGACGGCCCGCTCACCCGCTCGGCGCGTCCCGGGCCGGGGCTCGTTCCGGCGCTGGCGCAGCCGCGATCCACTCCGCCGGCCGCCGGCCCAGGCAGCTCGGCGCGGAGGGGGGGCGCTTGGGCGGCGGGCTCCGCCCCCGCTGACGTGCCGCGAGAGAGCGCAGGGCGGGGCGCCGTCAATCAAAGCAGGGCCGCCCCGGCACCGATGGCAAGGCGGGTCTTCTGTCCCGGGCGGAAGCCGGCGGGGCTAGTCGCCGGGCTGCAGGGGAAGCTGGAGCCGATGGCGGGGCGCCGGCGCGCTTCCTTCCCCAGCGAGAGGAATCCCTCCGCGGCGCCTTCCGAGCGCTTGGGGCGGAGCCTCGGCGGCGGCCTGTGCCTCGCCCCTCCCTGCCCGGCACCTGCGCGGAGGCGGGTGCCCGGGAGGAGGCCCGTTTCCCGGGCGGAGTTGCCGGGTGGGCTCCCCTGCGGGGACGGGAAGAAACCGGGATGGTAG